A DNA window from Candidatus Neomarinimicrobiota bacterium contains the following coding sequences:
- a CDS encoding ATP-binding protein, whose amino-acid sequence MTVYTGADAGQVWLAVSANGPGIAADLLPQVFEPNYSTKVSHSGSESDGPGNGLRLHYCREVVKSYGGSLELKSEAGDGGVVATLRPPWSAAHVMRAADGCRRVKRSLRAGRCGGKFD is encoded by the coding sequence ATCACCGTTTACACTGGGGCCGACGCTGGGCAGGTCTGGCTAGCGGTGAGCGCCAACGGCCCCGGGATTGCCGCGGACCTTCTGCCGCAGGTCTTCGAACCGAATTATTCGACCAAGGTCTCGCACTCGGGAAGTGAAAGCGACGGTCCCGGCAACGGATTGAGGCTGCACTATTGCAGGGAGGTGGTCAAGTCCTACGGTGGCAGCTTGGAGCTGAAATCGGAAGCCGGGGACGGCGGGGTGGTGGCAACCCTCAGGCCGCCCTGGTCTGCGGCCCATGTGATGCGCGCAGCCGACGGGTGCAGGCGCGTGAAAAGGAGCTTGCGCGCGGGTCGCTGTGGCGGTAAATTCGACTGA
- a CDS encoding TetR/AcrR family transcriptional regulator: MVRISKDYDERRTELLDAAQALFYDQGYESTTVDAIINKVGVAKGTFYYYFDSKVALLNALADRLSAAGLEQFRRVVELDDTDALVKLNKVFELSRSSKVANKELIRTLLKVVFMDENILLRHKLNARSVSLAAPEMAKIIRQGVAEGIFDTPYPDGAGQTLLLLGIELNELLAPLILELDEKPDNMGRMKEMIAHYENAIERILGAPEGSIMVQDRTFLQDLLD; encoded by the coding sequence ATGGTACGGATCTCCAAAGACTACGACGAGCGCAGAACCGAGCTGCTGGACGCAGCCCAGGCGCTCTTCTATGACCAGGGCTATGAGAGCACCACCGTCGATGCCATCATCAACAAGGTGGGCGTTGCCAAGGGTACCTTCTACTATTATTTCGATTCCAAGGTGGCTCTGCTGAACGCCTTGGCGGACAGGCTGAGCGCAGCCGGGCTGGAGCAGTTTAGACGGGTCGTTGAGTTGGATGACACGGATGCGCTGGTCAAATTGAACAAGGTTTTTGAACTATCCCGCAGCTCGAAGGTGGCCAATAAGGAGCTCATCAGGACGCTGCTCAAGGTTGTCTTCATGGATGAGAATATCCTGCTCAGGCACAAGCTCAATGCCCGGTCGGTGTCCCTGGCGGCTCCCGAGATGGCCAAGATTATCAGGCAGGGGGTCGCGGAAGGAATTTTTGACACCCCCTATCCTGATGGGGCCGGTCAAACGCTGCTGCTGCTGGGCATTGAGTTGAACGAACTATTGGCCCCGCTCATCCTGGAATTGGATGAAAAACCCGATAATATGGGCCGTATGAAAGAAATGATCGCCCATTACGAAAATGCCATTGAGCGCATCCTGGGCGCTCCCGAGGGGTCCATCATGGTACAGGACCGGACCTTCTTGCAGGATCTGCTCGATTAA